The following are encoded in a window of Chryseobacterium sp. genomic DNA:
- a CDS encoding four helix bundle protein, with the protein MSYRNLDIYRISFALFIEPHRASLFLSKYELFELGSQLRRSSDSVVSNIVEGYGRRIYKREYERFLIFSPSSNDETIAHLEKISHL; encoded by the coding sequence ATGAGTTACCGCAACCTGGATATATACAGGATCAGTTTCGCTCTGTTTATTGAGCCGCACAGAGCTTCGCTGTTTCTTTCAAAATATGAGCTTTTTGAATTAGGCAGTCAGCTGAGACGTTCCTCAGATTCTGTTGTCTCCAACATCGTTGAAGGTTATGGAAGGAGAATATATAAAAGGGAATATGAGCGATTTCTGATATTCAGCCCTTCCAGTAACGATGAAACCATCGCCCATTTGGAAAAAATCAGTCATTTATAA
- the recF gene encoding DNA replication/repair protein RecF (All proteins in this family for which functions are known are DNA-binding proteins that assist the filamentation of RecA onto DNA for the initiation of recombination or recombinational repair.): MVIQKLQLIHFKNHPERNFEFSPQINCFVGNNGAGKTNVLDALHYLSVGKSFLGNTDQNNIESGEDFFSIEGIISDGEKESIIKVQMPRDAKKIIKKNDKTYDRMADHIGFLPSVIISPYDSNLISDSGESRRRFLDAMISQTDSDYLFNLIQYQKTVQQRNALLKSFAKNRYFDAESLEIYDEPLVKFGSRIFEKRRAFTDSILGLIQNYYEIISKGNEKITVEYGSDLIHQNFEDLLSTNLEKDRALTYTSRGIHKDDLLFNMNGQPLKKTGSQGQQKSFLIALKLSQMNRIKELTGKTPILLLDDIFDKLDDTRVAQLIELVNREHFGQIFITDTSKERTEAVVRKINEESKIFEI; encoded by the coding sequence ATGGTTATCCAAAAGCTTCAACTCATCCACTTTAAAAATCATCCCGAAAGAAATTTTGAATTTTCACCGCAAATCAATTGTTTTGTAGGCAATAACGGCGCGGGAAAGACCAACGTTTTGGATGCGCTGCACTACCTTTCGGTGGGCAAGAGTTTTCTTGGAAACACAGACCAAAACAATATTGAAAGTGGTGAAGATTTCTTCAGCATTGAAGGGATAATTTCTGATGGCGAAAAAGAAAGCATTATCAAAGTTCAGATGCCGCGCGACGCCAAAAAAATCATTAAGAAAAACGATAAGACCTACGACCGCATGGCCGATCATATCGGATTTCTACCCAGTGTTATCATTTCACCTTACGACTCGAACCTTATTTCCGATTCCGGTGAAAGCCGGCGCAGGTTTCTGGACGCTATGATTTCGCAGACCGATTCAGATTATCTGTTCAATTTGATTCAGTATCAGAAAACCGTTCAGCAACGGAATGCACTGCTGAAAAGTTTTGCAAAAAACCGATATTTTGATGCGGAAAGTCTGGAGATTTATGATGAACCGCTTGTTAAATTCGGCAGCCGTATTTTTGAAAAAAGACGCGCATTCACCGATTCCATTCTGGGGCTTATCCAGAATTATTACGAAATCATCTCAAAAGGGAATGAAAAAATAACGGTGGAATACGGGTCAGATCTTATTCATCAAAATTTTGAAGACCTACTCAGCACAAATCTGGAAAAAGACAGGGCTCTGACCTATACCTCGCGCGGGATTCATAAAGATGACCTGCTGTTTAACATGAATGGACAACCTCTGAAAAAAACAGGCAGCCAAGGTCAGCAGAAATCTTTCCTGATCGCGCTGAAACTGTCGCAGATGAACCGTATAAAAGAGCTTACCGGCAAAACACCAATCCTTCTGCTCGACGATATTTTCGACAAGCTGGATGACACACGCGTGGCACAGCTTATTGAACTTGTGAACCGTGAACATTTCGGCCAGATATTCATTACCGATACGAGTAAAGAAAGAACTGAAGCGGTAGTAAGAAAAATTAATGAGGAATCTAAAATTTTTGAAATCTGA
- a CDS encoding alpha-2-macroglobulin family protein, whose amino-acid sequence MKKLIRVFILLLLTAVFSPFFGQKYYDDQWKKVAENYKSGKFKSNLPIILEIQKQAMKDDNANQLIRSLKAEFSIVNQTQDDENNDSASQFFTKLSTFGDKLKGEQKLLFDMLLAEFFSDYYQNEAWEINQRTNINNQDFSQIETWSKLDFKNFLQKKFAELEAKKGDLQKIQLARYKDIFEGTEDLEYFPTLFDWNAVNQIEFLKNSNFFTPNELKVNHQKILTHYDELIAKNAGNAKLYFQHQKINYNCQFLNCKDKLEQFQNLVNSPIESDYKVLIIAEMMDMRSAEQKFMEALQLAESAKKQYPKSKFLDNIKNRENQITNPSLIIKFESHTQSNWPIHLVAEAKNVGQFSLNIYEVKDDVQNFMKYVRNSYDKNSFAAVKKSLVRKDVFELQDLKDYKTIKTSLEIKPLPSGIYLAEYVVDGAIREHFYFIATQSRILYDKKDDRKPLANQLKLVNRENGQSISSEGLKIYEYNGAKTVTVTNQNTDKTANFRFPDSGSKEYYRYYLIQQPKTNDFNLMQVYGNRYYGENESGKQQDRAQIFIDRAIYRPGQTIYFKVINTKLFNEKESVATGVSQKISLHDANGEEITSQNFTTNEFGSYHGNFVLPNGKLNGNFSLQINDRNVHSYKSFQVEEHKRPKFEVTFEPVKDEYKYGQTLEVKGRAMMFSGVPLSNATVNYEIKKKNIRWMYFWWYPRGTDNENSILGDVKTNDKGEFTIRIDLKKDETLEGIQVDNYEINASVTDINGETQSETVNVKVASVSHYIKADDIKDSFTDENIKVKVETKNYNDQYLKKPYQVKLSKLLPPERIYRSNFQNEVQDLPTLSKQEFIQKFPHDYFSKEEKDRMTERVVLEKMQEPGTKNQDKNNGLESDVLNLGSLPAGKYKLELYNIEGKDTIRTEKTFEVFDKRFLVDTQKPFLKVIQPKTEYNRNEKAKVYVYSAVPNALVNIYVQNGNGETITEQRKLKNGVLEYDLAFPKDESIDQVNVQFQVVAFNDVQTESINLKISSDKKPLRIETVTFRDKLQPNSKEKWTVRVLGDDKEKVNVEVLANMYDMSLDQFAVNTYSWQQLYRKYFRMISYDVDRELAREHYSRRIPYINQKGVRIPQFRWFDGGVYGRTENRYSTTVLKSAQAVRSTSDTAESQVIEEVVVLGYSRSAFAPPVANQMAKDADGVPDRNDVQVMDKIPVRQNLNETAFFYPNLMTDKDGNVTFEFTSPEALTQWKLMFLAHTKDARAATLEKEVVTQKEFSVTPNYPRFLREGDELNLQSKLSSLLTQSLNGTARLQILDAFTNEDISDRFGLIRNNSSAFSLEENGNAVVNWKLKVPNDVSSIIIKVVAQAGNFSDGEQKAIAVLPNRMLVTDAVPIYVKEGQTKTFTLENLAKNNSTTATNVANTLELTTNPIWEIMFALPSLKNDQNGSADVVFNKWFADVLASEIFKANPKLKTVFDEYQQKGLLTSNLEKNQELKQLLLEETPWVFDSKNETEQMEKLARLFDANTMRNSIQTDWAELKQLQNPDGGFSWYQGYPSSYYTSLYILKNLGRINEWLKGNMADYQGSEQKELVSKLIGYVDQEVNKYGNIDKKNVVNNFLLDYLDTRSYWETQYPLKAKGTSLKNAVISKAKTEKITDFTFFGLHRLALLFDKYGMKAESKKFLTYLKETSTDTETQGVYWKQNLNDWGWYSSKTVNHAGALEAFNKLTPNYTDFIEEMKIWLVTQKEVNSWGSSRGTAEVIFTILNSGKSWTTAESDKATIIWGGKEVVNPDTKASGYVKTSVKPEQIDKTLGTLTVTKPGPGVVQGGLFWQYYEDLDKIKSSESYISITKELYRKVKTVNGEELQKITSSTPLKVGDKVTVKMILNTDRNMEFIHLKDMRAAGFEPLNVISGYEWKNGLGYYQSTKDASTNFYIEFMSKGKYVFEYDYICNASGTFSNGITTLQNYYAPQMNAHTMGTRVVITE is encoded by the coding sequence ATGAAAAAGTTAATCCGGGTTTTTATCCTTCTGCTGCTCACTGCAGTCTTTTCACCTTTCTTTGGTCAGAAATACTATGACGACCAATGGAAAAAGGTTGCCGAAAACTATAAATCAGGTAAATTTAAGTCCAACCTCCCAATCATTTTAGAAATCCAAAAACAGGCGATGAAAGACGATAATGCCAACCAGCTTATACGCTCGCTGAAAGCCGAATTCAGCATTGTGAACCAAACACAGGACGATGAAAACAACGATTCGGCCAGCCAATTCTTTACTAAGCTGTCAACTTTTGGCGACAAACTGAAAGGAGAGCAAAAGTTGCTGTTTGATATGCTTCTGGCTGAATTTTTCTCGGATTATTATCAGAATGAAGCCTGGGAAATTAACCAGCGCACCAACATCAACAATCAGGATTTTTCGCAGATAGAAACCTGGAGTAAACTTGATTTCAAGAATTTCTTACAGAAGAAGTTTGCTGAGTTGGAAGCAAAAAAAGGTGATTTGCAGAAGATTCAACTCGCCAGGTATAAAGATATTTTTGAGGGCACAGAAGATTTGGAGTATTTTCCGACGCTATTTGACTGGAACGCGGTGAATCAAATTGAGTTTTTAAAGAACAGTAACTTTTTTACTCCAAATGAACTCAAAGTTAATCATCAGAAAATATTAACTCATTATGATGAACTGATTGCGAAAAACGCGGGTAATGCAAAACTTTATTTCCAGCATCAAAAAATTAACTATAACTGTCAGTTCCTGAACTGCAAGGATAAATTGGAACAGTTTCAGAATCTTGTTAATTCACCTATAGAAAGTGATTACAAGGTTCTTATTATCGCAGAAATGATGGACATGCGCAGTGCGGAGCAGAAGTTTATGGAGGCGCTGCAACTGGCAGAATCTGCAAAGAAACAGTATCCGAAATCTAAATTCCTCGATAATATTAAGAACCGCGAAAACCAGATCACGAATCCTTCGCTCATTATTAAATTTGAGAGCCATACGCAGAGCAACTGGCCGATCCATCTGGTTGCCGAGGCTAAGAATGTAGGCCAGTTTTCGTTAAATATTTATGAAGTAAAGGACGATGTACAGAACTTTATGAAGTATGTGCGCAATTCCTACGATAAAAACAGTTTTGCAGCGGTTAAAAAGTCTTTGGTCCGAAAAGACGTGTTCGAACTTCAGGACCTGAAAGACTATAAAACAATCAAAACTTCACTTGAAATTAAGCCTTTGCCTTCGGGAATTTACCTGGCTGAATACGTTGTGGATGGCGCCATCCGGGAACATTTTTATTTCATTGCGACCCAATCCCGTATTTTATATGATAAAAAGGATGACAGAAAGCCGCTTGCAAATCAGCTGAAGCTGGTGAACCGCGAAAACGGACAGTCCATTTCCAGTGAAGGCTTGAAAATCTACGAGTACAACGGAGCGAAAACCGTGACGGTAACGAACCAAAATACGGATAAAACGGCTAATTTTCGGTTTCCGGATTCCGGAAGTAAAGAGTATTACCGCTATTATCTGATTCAGCAGCCAAAGACCAATGATTTTAACCTGATGCAGGTCTATGGAAACCGATATTACGGCGAAAACGAATCTGGAAAACAGCAGGACCGAGCACAAATATTTATAGACCGTGCAATTTACAGACCCGGACAAACCATCTATTTTAAAGTGATCAACACAAAATTGTTTAATGAAAAAGAATCGGTTGCGACCGGAGTTTCACAAAAAATATCGCTCCACGATGCCAATGGTGAAGAAATCACCTCGCAGAATTTCACGACCAATGAATTCGGTTCCTATCACGGAAATTTTGTGCTTCCAAACGGTAAATTAAACGGGAATTTCTCGCTGCAAATAAATGACCGCAACGTTCATAGCTACAAGTCATTTCAGGTTGAAGAACACAAGCGTCCGAAATTTGAGGTGACTTTTGAGCCTGTAAAAGATGAATATAAATATGGGCAGACCTTAGAAGTCAAAGGCAGGGCCATGATGTTTTCGGGAGTTCCGCTGAGCAATGCTACGGTGAACTACGAAATTAAGAAAAAGAATATCCGCTGGATGTACTTTTGGTGGTATCCGCGCGGAACCGACAATGAGAATTCCATTTTAGGTGATGTAAAAACCAATGATAAAGGTGAATTCACGATCAGGATCGACCTTAAAAAGGATGAGACGCTGGAGGGGATCCAGGTGGATAATTATGAAATCAATGCTTCCGTGACTGATATCAATGGTGAAACCCAGTCGGAGACAGTCAATGTGAAAGTCGCCTCCGTGTCGCATTATATTAAAGCTGATGATATAAAAGACAGCTTCACCGATGAAAATATTAAGGTTAAGGTTGAAACAAAGAACTACAACGACCAATACTTAAAGAAACCTTATCAAGTTAAACTGTCGAAGCTGCTGCCGCCGGAACGGATCTACAGAAGTAATTTCCAAAATGAAGTACAGGATTTGCCTACACTTTCAAAACAGGAATTCATCCAGAAATTCCCGCACGATTATTTTTCGAAGGAAGAGAAAGATCGGATGACTGAAAGAGTTGTTCTTGAAAAGATGCAAGAGCCAGGAACCAAGAATCAAGATAAAAATAATGGTCTTGAATCTGATGTCTTGAATCTTGGTTCTTTACCTGCCGGTAAATACAAACTTGAACTTTATAACATCGAAGGAAAAGACACCATTAGAACCGAAAAAACCTTTGAAGTTTTCGACAAAAGGTTCCTTGTTGATACTCAGAAACCTTTCCTGAAGGTTATCCAGCCAAAAACGGAATACAACAGAAACGAAAAAGCGAAAGTCTATGTTTATTCGGCAGTTCCGAATGCTTTGGTTAATATTTATGTTCAAAATGGAAACGGGGAAACCATCACTGAGCAGCGGAAGCTTAAGAACGGCGTTTTGGAATACGACCTTGCCTTTCCTAAAGACGAAAGCATCGACCAGGTCAATGTTCAGTTTCAGGTGGTGGCATTCAATGACGTGCAGACAGAAAGCATTAACCTTAAAATCAGTTCCGACAAAAAACCATTAAGAATTGAAACGGTGACCTTCCGCGACAAACTGCAGCCCAATTCCAAAGAAAAATGGACTGTGAGGGTTTTAGGTGATGACAAAGAAAAAGTGAATGTCGAAGTTTTGGCAAACATGTATGATATGTCTCTGGACCAGTTTGCTGTGAATACGTATTCGTGGCAACAGCTTTACCGGAAATATTTCAGAATGATATCCTATGATGTAGACCGAGAGTTGGCGCGGGAGCATTACAGTAGGCGGATTCCCTATATTAACCAAAAAGGCGTTCGTATCCCGCAGTTCAGATGGTTTGATGGGGGCGTTTATGGACGTACGGAAAATCGTTACAGCACGACAGTTTTGAAAAGTGCACAAGCAGTGAGGTCTACATCAGATACTGCAGAATCCCAGGTAATTGAAGAGGTTGTGGTTTTGGGATATTCAAGATCGGCGTTCGCGCCACCAGTTGCAAATCAGATGGCTAAGGATGCAGACGGAGTTCCTGACAGAAATGATGTTCAGGTGATGGATAAAATCCCCGTCCGCCAAAACCTTAATGAAACCGCATTTTTCTATCCGAATTTAATGACCGATAAAGACGGAAATGTCACCTTTGAATTTACCTCGCCCGAAGCATTGACCCAGTGGAAACTCATGTTCCTGGCGCATACGAAAGACGCCAGAGCGGCAACTTTAGAAAAAGAAGTTGTGACGCAGAAGGAATTTTCAGTTACACCAAATTACCCAAGATTCCTGCGTGAAGGTGACGAGCTGAACTTGCAGTCCAAACTTTCGAGTCTGCTAACCCAGAGTTTAAATGGCACCGCACGACTTCAGATTTTAGATGCGTTTACAAACGAGGACATCTCGGATCGATTCGGGTTAATTCGTAATAATTCGAGCGCATTCTCCTTAGAAGAAAACGGAAATGCTGTTGTAAACTGGAAGTTAAAAGTACCGAACGATGTTTCTTCAATTATTATTAAAGTAGTGGCGCAGGCCGGCAACTTCTCCGATGGGGAACAGAAAGCCATTGCCGTTCTGCCGAACAGGATGCTGGTGACCGATGCGGTGCCGATCTATGTGAAGGAAGGCCAGACGAAAACGTTCACCCTTGAAAATTTAGCTAAAAATAATTCAACAACCGCCACGAACGTTGCCAATACTTTAGAACTGACGACAAACCCAATATGGGAAATTATGTTTGCGTTGCCAAGCCTCAAAAACGACCAGAACGGTTCGGCCGATGTGGTGTTCAACAAATGGTTTGCGGATGTTCTGGCCTCGGAAATATTTAAAGCCAATCCAAAACTTAAAACGGTTTTTGATGAATATCAGCAGAAAGGTTTATTAACTTCAAATCTGGAGAAAAATCAGGAACTGAAACAATTGCTGCTCGAAGAAACTCCCTGGGTTTTCGACAGTAAAAATGAGACGGAGCAGATGGAAAAACTGGCGCGTCTTTTCGATGCGAATACAATGCGGAACTCGATTCAGACCGACTGGGCAGAACTGAAGCAACTGCAGAATCCCGACGGAGGCTTCTCGTGGTATCAGGGTTATCCAAGTTCCTATTATACTTCGCTGTACATCCTTAAAAATTTAGGACGTATCAATGAATGGCTGAAAGGAAATATGGCCGATTATCAGGGTTCGGAACAGAAAGAACTGGTTTCAAAACTTATCGGTTATGTAGATCAGGAAGTCAATAAGTATGGGAATATTGACAAAAAAAATGTAGTTAATAATTTCCTGCTGGATTATCTGGATACCCGCAGCTACTGGGAAACACAGTATCCGCTGAAAGCCAAAGGAACATCTTTAAAAAATGCTGTGATTTCGAAAGCCAAAACGGAGAAAATCACGGATTTCACCTTCTTTGGCCTGCACCGTCTGGCGTTGCTGTTTGATAAATATGGAATGAAGGCTGAGTCTAAGAAATTCCTTACGTATCTGAAGGAAACCTCTACAGATACCGAAACTCAGGGCGTTTACTGGAAACAGAACCTGAATGACTGGGGCTGGTACTCATCCAAAACGGTGAATCATGCCGGCGCTTTGGAAGCCTTTAACAAGCTCACTCCAAACTATACCGATTTCATTGAGGAAATGAAAATCTGGCTCGTGACACAGAAGGAAGTCAATTCCTGGGGAAGTTCGCGCGGAACGGCCGAAGTGATCTTCACGATCCTGAATTCCGGAAAATCGTGGACAACTGCAGAAAGTGATAAGGCGACAATTATTTGGGGAGGGAAGGAAGTTGTGAACCCGGATACGAAAGCCAGCGGTTATGTGAAAACATCTGTAAAGCCTGAACAGATTGACAAAACGTTAGGAACCTTGACTGTTACTAAACCCGGTCCCGGAGTTGTGCAGGGTGGACTCTTCTGGCAGTATTATGAAGATCTTGACAAAATTAAGTCTTCCGAATCGTACATTTCCATCACCAAAGAACTTTACAGAAAGGTGAAGACAGTAAACGGTGAGGAACTTCAGAAAATAACTTCCTCGACACCTCTGAAAGTTGGCGATAAAGTTACCGTAAAAATGATTCTGAACACCGACAGAAATATGGAATTCATCCATCTGAAAGACATGCGCGCGGCAGGATTCGAACCTTTAAATGTAATTTCAGGCTACGAGTGGAAAAACGGATTGGGTTATTATCAGTCTACGAAGGATGCCTCCACCAATTTCTATATTGAATTTATGTCGAAAGGGAAGTATGTGTTTGAGTATGACTATATCTGCAATGCTTCAGGAACCTTCAGCAACGGAATTACGACGCTGCAGAACTATTACGCGCCACAGATGAATGCGCATACGATGGGAACACGGGTTGTAATCACTGAATAA
- a CDS encoding GLPGLI family protein, whose amino-acid sequence MEKNKCFTSGNKFLLIIFSMITSILFAQNMYQVQYILTFKPQQNSTLEKSCLMTLYVHGLNSTFFDNEMLKADSILTSSKNKFEQSGEILDYDTDIDVNFTFVINKNLENKNIIYMDHILNGLNPLMIAYQEPVELEWKLTNEISTEQNYICQKANLQYGGRNWIAWFTTQIPIQDGPYKFHGLPGLIVKIHDNEFNYNWELEKIQSNKSNSFITPIFSNQKIKFMSKQEFENVFATYTKNPMQAFNELSEEVLDSYVPGINVKLREYIKTQGDIIKNKYSSSTNLIEL is encoded by the coding sequence ATGGAAAAAAATAAATGTTTTACTTCTGGTAATAAATTCTTACTAATCATTTTTAGTATGATTACCTCAATATTGTTTGCCCAAAATATGTATCAAGTTCAATATATTCTAACTTTTAAACCTCAACAAAATTCGACACTTGAGAAAAGTTGTCTGATGACCTTATACGTCCATGGTTTAAATTCTACATTTTTTGACAATGAAATGCTAAAGGCTGATTCAATTTTGACGTCGAGTAAGAATAAGTTTGAACAATCCGGTGAAATACTTGATTACGATACAGATATTGATGTCAATTTTACATTTGTAATTAACAAGAATCTAGAAAATAAGAATATAATTTATATGGATCATATTTTGAATGGATTGAATCCGTTAATGATTGCTTACCAAGAACCAGTGGAACTTGAATGGAAATTAACAAATGAAATCTCCACGGAACAAAATTATATCTGCCAGAAAGCTAACCTTCAATATGGTGGACGTAATTGGATTGCATGGTTTACTACACAAATACCGATTCAGGATGGCCCTTATAAATTTCACGGCCTGCCAGGCTTAATTGTGAAGATTCACGACAATGAGTTTAATTATAATTGGGAACTAGAGAAAATTCAGAGTAATAAAAGTAATTCATTTATAACTCCTATTTTCTCAAATCAAAAGATTAAATTTATGTCAAAGCAAGAATTTGAAAATGTATTTGCGACATATACTAAAAATCCCATGCAAGCATTTAATGAATTAAGTGAAGAAGTTTTGGATTCCTATGTTCCAGGTATTAATGTAAAGTTACGTGAATATATTAAAACGCAAGGAGATATTATTAAAAATAAATACTCAAGTAGCACAAATTTGATTGAACTTTAA
- a CDS encoding TonB-dependent receptor domain-containing protein: MVKTEINQILTRKVLGLTFVLSAAAFAFAQEKITVSSTVVDKQNNPVPYASVTFTNKANPAFSDAALADDKGFYTLQLVPGNYDITVDAINFKKTTEARQITTGGNMPGISIEQEETGSVTAPTQEIEGVTLTVQATRPYRVELDKKVYDPSTDIISKGGNLQDVLTNVPSVSVETDGTVSMRGNSNVRFLINGKPSALLGIDSGANALQSIPADQIERIEVITNPSSKFEASGTAGILNIILKKTKGMGFNGSVTGSLGWLPSTNLNTNLSWKKGSWTWFLNGGGGYRESEGRNESDTRFFDAVTGATTSYFEQNSLNKSENDNYNATAGFSVDLTDRTSFNLSAMGRAYKSFSDNNVDNISYNAARMVDGFTQTNALGNSRNFTIQGDAGLDHKFNDNGHNIYLSVSVQQSDNRSNEDSKELDNTVFRYGSLGNNHTINKTVIGKLDYELPVGEMSKIEAGYRFDSNNNDYDFLNSETNAALAYETVDAYSGNTVYSEKINAAYAQFKSKIDKFGYQLGLRAEHSDIGIDYRSLSGNVSSKDKNYIGFFPSAFLSYDLGSTNNQLLLNYSRRINRPRSWFLIPYPTSLANRQNLFRGNEDLNPEYIDSFELGYAFQKRKITVNPTLYFRSTKDETRFVVMSESPGSNVLITKPYNIGNDHQYGLDLNATADILPWWKIMASADLFGYKSEGEYYDATTMTEPLSFDGSGFSTRFRLTNTFKVDKTLNMQLQGFYRGGQETASSVTKPMYVLNFGANKTVLDGNGTLAFNIQDIFGTRGREYTSFGPGFEKESMMRWNPRSFNLSFTYRFKQGEKVDQPKRKKDINNNSSGDDDMQGPM; encoded by the coding sequence ATGGTAAAAACAGAAATTAATCAGATTCTAACCAGAAAAGTCCTCGGACTTACCTTCGTACTCTCGGCTGCCGCTTTTGCGTTTGCCCAGGAAAAAATAACAGTATCTTCTACGGTGGTGGATAAGCAAAATAACCCCGTGCCCTATGCCTCGGTAACATTTACCAATAAAGCCAATCCCGCTTTCAGTGATGCCGCTTTGGCAGATGACAAGGGTTTTTATACGCTGCAGCTGGTACCGGGAAATTATGACATTACTGTTGATGCCATTAATTTTAAAAAGACCACAGAGGCCAGACAGATCACTACCGGAGGAAACATGCCCGGCATTTCCATTGAACAGGAAGAAACCGGATCTGTTACCGCGCCTACTCAGGAAATTGAAGGGGTAACCCTCACGGTACAGGCCACACGGCCCTACCGTGTTGAACTTGATAAGAAAGTATATGATCCCAGCACGGATATCATTTCGAAAGGCGGTAACCTTCAGGATGTGCTTACCAACGTACCTTCTGTTTCTGTAGAAACCGACGGTACTGTATCCATGCGCGGTAATTCCAATGTACGTTTCCTTATCAACGGTAAACCTTCTGCACTTCTTGGTATCGACAGTGGTGCTAATGCACTGCAGTCCATACCCGCTGACCAGATTGAGCGCATTGAAGTCATCACCAACCCTTCATCTAAATTTGAAGCCAGCGGTACCGCCGGTATCCTGAACATCATCCTGAAAAAGACCAAAGGAATGGGCTTCAACGGCAGCGTGACCGGAAGTTTAGGGTGGTTGCCCAGCACTAACCTTAACACCAATCTAAGCTGGAAAAAAGGCAGCTGGACCTGGTTCCTGAACGGTGGTGGCGGCTACCGTGAAAGTGAGGGCCGCAATGAGAGTGATACGCGTTTCTTTGATGCTGTTACCGGTGCAACTACTTCTTATTTTGAGCAGAATTCACTCAACAAAAGCGAGAACGACAATTACAACGCTACCGCAGGATTCTCTGTAGACCTCACCGACCGGACCTCTTTTAATTTGTCTGCCATGGGTAGGGCTTACAAAAGCTTCAGCGATAACAATGTAGACAATATCAGCTACAATGCTGCACGAATGGTTGATGGTTTCACACAGACCAATGCATTGGGGAACAGCAGAAACTTTACCATTCAGGGAGATGCAGGTCTGGATCATAAATTTAATGATAACGGTCACAATATTTACCTGAGCGTAAGTGTTCAGCAGAGCGACAACAGGTCCAATGAGGACTCTAAAGAGCTGGACAACACCGTCTTCCGTTACGGTTCTTTGGGGAACAACCATACCATCAATAAAACGGTAATCGGTAAGTTGGATTATGAACTTCCTGTCGGTGAAATGTCAAAAATTGAAGCAGGCTACCGATTCGACAGCAATAATAACGACTATGATTTCCTGAACAGTGAAACCAATGCAGCCCTGGCTTATGAAACAGTTGATGCATACAGCGGAAACACGGTCTACAGTGAAAAAATTAACGCGGCCTATGCACAGTTCAAGAGCAAGATTGATAAGTTTGGTTACCAGTTGGGTCTGCGGGCGGAACATTCAGATATTGGCATCGACTACCGAAGCCTGAGTGGAAACGTATCCAGCAAGGATAAAAATTATATCGGCTTTTTCCCGAGTGCCTTCCTGAGCTACGACCTGGGCAGCACCAACAACCAGCTTTTGCTTAACTATTCCAGAAGGATCAACAGACCCCGCTCCTGGTTCCTCATTCCCTACCCGACTTCCCTGGCCAACCGCCAAAACCTTTTCCGCGGTAACGAAGACCTGAATCCGGAATATATAGACTCTTTTGAACTGGGTTACGCTTTCCAAAAGCGTAAAATCACTGTCAACCCCACGCTCTATTTCCGTTCTACAAAAGATGAAACAAGATTTGTGGTGATGAGTGAAAGTCCGGGTTCCAATGTGCTTATAACAAAACCGTATAATATCGGGAATGACCACCAATACGGACTGGACCTTAACGCGACTGCCGATATCCTGCCATGGTGGAAGATCATGGCCAGCGCCGACCTGTTTGGGTATAAGTCCGAAGGGGAGTACTATGATGCCACCACGATGACTGAGCCTTTATCATTCGACGGTTCGGGTTTTTCCACAAGATTCAGGCTCACCAATACATTTAAGGTGGACAAGACCTTGAATATGCAGCTTCAGGGCTTTTACAGAGGCGGACAGGAAACCGCTTCCAGCGTTACCAAACCAATGTATGTCCTTAATTTTGGTGCCAACAAAACGGTATTGGACGGAAACGGTACCCTGGCCTTCAATATCCAGGATATCTTTGGAACCCGTGGCCGCGAATACACTAGCTTCGGCCCCGGCTTTGAAAAAGAGTCCATGATGCGCTGGAACCCGCGCTCCTTCAACCTCTCCTTCACCTACCGCTTCAAGCAGGGCGAGAAAGTGGATCAGCCAAAACGCAAAAAGGACATCAACAACAACTCCTCGGGCGACGACGACATGCAGGGCCCAATGTAA